Proteins co-encoded in one Malus sylvestris chromosome 9, drMalSylv7.2, whole genome shotgun sequence genomic window:
- the LOC126634265 gene encoding clathrin coat assembly protein AP180-like, producing MPSKLKKAIGAVKDQTSISLAKVSNNNNSANLEVTVLKATSHDVVPIVDKYIQEILTLITSNKSYASSCAQAIAKRIGKTRNWIVVLKSLMLVLRIFQDGDPYFPIEVLHAMKGGAKILNLSNFRDDSNSCPWDYTAFVRTFALYLEERLDCFLTGKLQRRFTYQRDQEFNNNRRSSRSNGPVIRDMKPAILLDRIHYWQKLLDRAIATTPTGAAKTNRLVLISLYSIVQETYDLYRDISDGLALLLDSFFQLQYQSCVNAFHACVKASKQFEELASFYALCKILGVGRTSEYPSVQKISDELLETLQEFLKDQASFPGRSPPTHLQIGSDQMAGKEGKNKGLSFEPNEIASSDQYEGSDRGSAFGSACTSLEDLTSIADHSGNVSPSWSVEQEFYNSEEQPDKTPENESIRRANGNGSTQSLPAEVDQPQPASVGFDLVSFDDWTPRPDQTKQEEKRVEQLFGVENQEGAKQGWELVLFESTNKEPPLQRSSPPPSSVNNLFDSSNLDSLFQKSSVPPHQYNPFLEDTIPIESLAASSSSKTTTSNGFGNFGDDLLWSPTTSQPAAPTFCAHNSNVGQMAPTFPTQNPNNTTTVPTVPAHNPNNATMTPPPFGGPSPKGGTISPTLWSQHSNESTMAPTFCARSTNEATTAPTFFAQSPKELAVATFCAQNSNESGMAPTFRVVARDNKSVAPRFHADEANEFSAAPTFSAQSESDTQERWGNVENDPFAVLPNVTSSSEPLCNESMNQDSLLHQQRLWSEQQNKIIAKHMS from the coding sequence ATGCCAAGCAAGCTAAAGAAGGCAATTGGAGCTGTGAAGGACCAAACGAGTATAAGCCTAGCCAAGgtctccaacaacaacaactcgGCCAACCTCGAAGTCACAGTCCTCAAAGCCACGTCCCACGACGTCGTCCCCATCGTCGACAAATACATCCAAGAAATTCTCACGCTCATTACGTCCAACAAGTCGTACGCCTCCTCCTGCGCCCAAGCCATCGCCAAGCGCATCGGCAAAACCCGCAACTGGATCGTCGTGCTCAAATCCCTCATGCTCGTCCTCCGCATCTTCCAAGACGGCGACCCCTATTTTCCAATCGAAGTCCTCCACGCCATGAAGGGCGGCGCCAAAATCCTCAACCTATCCAACTTCCGCGACGATTCCAACTCCTGCCCGTGGGATTACACCGCCTTCGTCCGCACCTTCGCCCTCTACCTCGAAGAGCGACTGGACTGCTTCCTCACCGGGAAGCTCCAGCGGCGGTTCACCTACCAGCGCGACCAGGAATTCAACAACAACCGCAGAAGCTCCCGGTCCAACGGGCCCGTCATCCGCGACATGAAGCCCGCGATTCTGCTCGATCGGATACATTACTGGCAGAAACTGCTCGACAGAGCGATCGCCACGACGCCAACGGGGGCGGCCAAAACAAACCGTTTGGTATTGATCTCGCTCTATTCGATCGTTCAAGAGACGTACGATCTGTACCGGGACATATCCGACGGTTTGGCTCTGCTTCTAGACAGCTTCTTCCAACTGCAATACCAGTCGTGCGTGAACGCTTTTCACGCCTGTGTGAAAGCCTCAAAACAATTTGAGGAGCTAGCGTCGTTCTACGCGCTCTGTAAGATCTTGGGGGTTGGGCGGACCTCCGAGTATCCGAGCGTGCAGAAAATTTCGGACGAGCTTCTGGAGACGTTACAGGAGTTTCTGAAGGATCAGGCTTCGTTTCCGGGTCGGTCGCCGCCAACCCATTTGCAGATTGGTTCGGATCAAATGGCGGGGAAGGAGGGTAAGAATAAAGGGTTGAGCTTTGAACCGAATGAAATCGCTTCTTCTGATCAATACGAGGGGTCAGATAGAGGCTCTGCTTTCGGTTCGGCTTGCACTTCGTTGGAGGATTTGACGAGTATCGCCGACCACAGTGGGAATGTGAGTCCGTCTTGGTCGGTGGAGCAAGAGTTTTATAATTCAGAGGAACAACCGGATAAGACGCCGGAGAATGAATCCATCAGACGGGCGAATGGGAATGGATCAACTCAATCATTGCCGGCTGAGGTCGATCAACCTCAACCGGCGAGTGTTGGGTTTGATCTTGTTTCTTTTGACGACTGGACACCACGACCAGATCAAACAaagcaagaagaaaaaagagttgAACAACTATTTGGAGTTGAAAATCAAGAAGGTGCGAAACAAGGATGGGAGCTTGTGTTGTTCGAGTCTACAAACAAAGAACCGCCGCTGCAAAGATCATCGCCACCACCTTCGTCTGTAAATAATCTGTTTGATTCATCAAACCTTGACAGTTTGTTTCAGAAATCTTCAGTCCCACCACACCAATACAATCCATTTCTCGAAGATACAATTCCAATCGAGAGCCTTGCAGCCTCTTCGAGTTCAAAAACCACCACCAGCAATGGCTTTGGAAATTTCGGAGACGATTTGCTTTGGTCCCCTACTACATCTCAACCAGCGGCACCAACATTTTGTGCACATAATTCAAATGTCGGACAAATGGCGCCAACATTTCCCACGCAGAATCCAAACAATACAACAACAGTACCGACAGTTCCCGCCCACAATCCAAATAACGCCACAATGACACCGCCACCATTTGGCGGGCCGAGCCCAAAAGGGGGCACAATTTCACCAACATTGTGGTCGCAACATTCCAATGAGAGCACGATGGCACCGACATTTTGCGCGCGGAGCACGAATGAGGCCACAACGGCGCCAACATTTTTCGCTCAGAGTCCGAAAGAGTTGGCAGTAGCAACATTCTGTGCCCAAAACTCCAACGAGAGTGGCATGGCACCGACATTCCGTGTGGTGGCTCGTGATAACAAGAGTGTAGCTCCGAGATTTCATGCAGACGAAGCTAATGAGTTCTCAGCTGCGCCGACATTCAGTGCGCAGAGTGAAAGCGATACGCAAGAAAGATGGGGTAACGTAGAAAACGACCCGTTTGCAGTGTTACCAAATGTAACAAGTAGTAGTGAACCTCTGTGTAACGAATCGATGAACCAAGATAGTCTGTTGCATCAACAGAGACTGTGGTCGGAACAGCAAAACAAGATTATTGCTAAACATATGTCTTGA